A window of the Aeromicrobium phoceense genome harbors these coding sequences:
- a CDS encoding DUF305 domain-containing protein, which yields MRIQVLLRTAALTLAATTLAACGTETQQVALGGTKAADTAERRETVERPWGTVKTFPRLQKAEPPSAADVVFTREMIMHHRQAIELAENVRRHEGLDERVGSSARFIIQDQKNEITTMKAWLRAWQDTTGSSDEHSHDADAMPGMLPQSRVDEIAALDPPETEVAFLRAMIEHHEGAVTMSQDYLPEQSNAFVHSTATHIISEQTTEITYMRNLLKQWCEKDGPATCTRP from the coding sequence ATGCGCATCCAGGTACTCCTGCGAACCGCCGCCCTCACGCTGGCGGCCACGACCCTCGCCGCCTGCGGCACCGAGACCCAGCAGGTTGCGCTGGGCGGCACGAAGGCAGCCGACACCGCCGAGCGGCGCGAGACCGTCGAGCGCCCCTGGGGCACCGTCAAGACGTTCCCCCGCCTGCAGAAGGCCGAGCCGCCGAGCGCGGCCGACGTCGTCTTCACGCGCGAGATGATCATGCACCACCGCCAGGCGATCGAGCTGGCCGAGAACGTGCGCCGCCACGAGGGTCTCGACGAGCGGGTCGGCTCCTCGGCGCGGTTCATCATCCAGGACCAGAAGAACGAGATCACGACCATGAAGGCGTGGCTCCGCGCCTGGCAGGACACCACCGGGTCCTCGGACGAGCACAGCCACGACGCGGACGCGATGCCCGGCATGCTGCCGCAGTCACGGGTCGACGAGATCGCCGCGCTCGATCCCCCCGAGACCGAGGTCGCGTTCCTGCGGGCGATGATCGAGCACCACGAGGGTGCCGTCACGATGTCGCAGGACTACCTGCCCGAGCAGTCGAACGCTTTCGTCCACAGCACCGCGACCCACATCATCAGCGAGCAGACCACTGAGATCACGTACATGCGGAACCTGCTGAAGCAGTGGTGCGAGAAGGACGGACCGGCCACGTGCACCCGGCCGTGA
- the lepB gene encoding signal peptidase I — protein MHPAVSLRRPHHLGWWAGAVAAGIVTLSLATGLVGHATVTSPSMAPAHDAGSTLLTTTLGTSRLDRGDVVVFDMPRSWSDAERQRLGAAPGDTSGTEAMVKRVIGLPGDRVTCCAPGGTLMRNGRVLDEPYLAEPPADVANGTYDVTVPPGHVWVLGDNRRRSFDSRAMRARPGESGFLPLSSVRARVLLGWP, from the coding sequence GTGCACCCGGCCGTGAGCCTGCGCCGGCCCCACCACCTCGGGTGGTGGGCCGGGGCGGTGGCCGCGGGGATCGTCACCCTGTCCCTCGCGACAGGGCTCGTCGGCCACGCCACGGTCACCTCGCCGTCGATGGCACCGGCGCACGACGCCGGCAGCACCCTGCTCACGACCACGCTCGGCACGAGCCGGCTGGACCGCGGTGACGTCGTCGTGTTCGACATGCCGCGGAGCTGGAGCGACGCCGAGCGTCAGCGACTCGGAGCCGCTCCGGGCGACACGTCGGGCACCGAGGCGATGGTCAAGCGCGTGATCGGCCTCCCGGGCGACCGCGTCACGTGCTGCGCGCCCGGCGGCACCCTGATGCGTAACGGTCGGGTGCTCGACGAGCCGTACCTGGCCGAGCCGCCGGCCGACGTCGCGAACGGCACGTACGACGTCACGGTGCCGCCCGGCCACGTGTGGGTGCTGGGCGACAACCGGCGCCGGTCGTTCGACTCCCGCGCAATGCGGGCCCGCCCCGGCGAGTCGGGGTTCCTCCCGCTCTCGAGCGTCAGGGCGCGGGTCCTGCTCGGCTGGCCGTGA
- a CDS encoding helix-turn-helix domain-containing protein — protein MSSDSPSKAPPTPFRGREPGAVDNAFAILEQVARSGAGVSAREIAETLGMPRATAYRILKHLVQQEYLVRSPDLSGFALGQRVRNLAGAVAPLDPTDES, from the coding sequence ATGAGCAGCGACTCGCCCTCGAAGGCGCCGCCCACGCCCTTTCGCGGGCGGGAGCCCGGAGCCGTGGACAACGCGTTCGCCATCCTCGAGCAGGTGGCCCGCTCGGGGGCCGGGGTGTCCGCGCGGGAGATCGCCGAGACCCTCGGCATGCCGCGCGCCACGGCCTACCGGATCCTCAAGCACCTCGTGCAGCAGGAGTACCTCGTGCGCAGTCCCGACCTCTCCGGCTTCGCCCTGGGGCAGCGGGTACGCAACCTCGCCGGGGCGGTGGCTCCGCTCGACCCGACCGACGAGTCCTAG